Proteins encoded by one window of Vespula pensylvanica isolate Volc-1 chromosome 6, ASM1446617v1, whole genome shotgun sequence:
- the LOC122629813 gene encoding glycine receptor subunit alpha-2-like isoform X3 — MSRHSLMILCCYLYTLFDMAALHFPEADQEDYGRKEASLSLRDILPINPKQYDKHRAPKFLGQPTIVYFHVTVLSLDSINEESMTYVADIFLAQSWRDSRLRLPENMSEEYRILDVDWLNNIWRPDCFFKNAKKVTFHEMSIPNHYLWLYHDKTLLYMSKLTLVLSCAMKFESYPHDTQICSMMIESLSHTTQDLVFIWNMTDPLVVNPEIELPQLDISNNYTTDCTIEYSTGNFTCIQIVFNLRRRLGYHLFHTYIPSALIVVMSWIAFWIKPEAIPARVTLGVTSLLTLATQNTQSQQSLPPVSYVKAIDVWMSSCSVFVFLSLMEFAVVNNYMGPVATKAMKGYSDEDLREAIDEFKTPMRPDSERSRSPVRPPTVQYDTCCQGRATAIYIDKVSRFFFPFSFFILNVVYWSTFL; from the exons ATGTCGAGACACTCTCTGATGATCCTATGCTGCTACCTTTACACGCTGTTTGACATGGCAGCTTTACATTTTCC AGAAGCCGACCAAGAGGATTACGGTAGAAAAGAGGCATCTCTGTCCTTAAGGGACATCCTACCGATAAATCCGAAGCAATATGACAAGCACAGAGCACCAAAATTCTTGGGACAGCCTACCATCGTTTATTTTCACGTCACGGTTCTCAGCCTCGATTCTATTAACGAAGAATCTATG ACCTACGTCGCTGACATTTTCTTGGCTCAAAGCTGGCGCGATTCTAGATTAAGATTACCAGAAAATATGTCGGAAGAGTACAGAATATTGGACGTTGATTGGTTGAACAACATTTGGCGACCGGATTGTTTTTTCAAGAACGCGAAGAAGGTCACTTTTCACGAAATGTCTATACCAAATCACTATCTCTGGCTTTATCACGATAAAACGTTACTTTATATGTCCAA GTTGACTTTGGTACTTTCTTGTGCGATGAAATTCGAATCGTATCCGCACGATACTCAAATCTGTTCGATGATGATAGAAAGCT TATCACATACGACGCAAGATTTGGTTTTCATATGGAATATGACGGATCCATTAGTAGTAAATCCCGAAATTGAACTGCCACAGCTCGACATATCGAATAACTATACGACAGATTGTACGATCGAGTATTCGACCGGAAACTTTACGTGTATTCAGATCGTCTTTAATCTAAGAAGAAGATTAGGATACCACCtgtttcatacatatataccttcGGCTCTTATCGTCGTCATGTCCTGGATTGCCTTCTGGATCAAACCTGAAGCAATTCCAGCTCGCGTTACGCTCGGTGTAACGTCACTCCTCACACTAG CAACTCAGAATACACAGTCTCAACAATCGCTACCACCTGTCTCGTATGTGAAAGCCATTGACGTGTGGATGTCATCGTGCAGCGTCTTTGTCTTCCTGTCTCTCATGGAATTCGCTGTGGTCAATAACTACATGGGTCCTGTTGCAACGAAAGCTATGAAGGGTTACTCCGATGAGGATCTTAGGGAAGCTATCGATGAATTTAAG actCCGATGAGGCCCGATTCCGAGAGAAGCAGAAGTCCCGTCAGGCCACCTACCGTTCAATACGACACTTGCTGTCAGGGTAGGGCAACAGCGATTTACATCGACAAGGTCTCCagattcttctttcccttctcgtTTTTCATCTTGAATGTCGTTTATTGGAGTACCTTcctataa
- the LOC122629813 gene encoding glycine receptor subunit alpha-4-like isoform X2, with protein sequence MSRHSLMILCCYLYTLFDMAALHFPEKVCEPVLSTEVEGWHIKVDSLSSSTIRLSARKRGYRFFPKIEREADQEDYGRKEASLSLRDILPINPKQYDKHRAPKFLGQPTIVYFHVTVLSLDSINEESMTYVADIFLAQSWRDSRLRLPENMSEEYRILDVDWLNNIWRPDCFFKNAKKVTFHEMSIPNHYLWLYHDKTLLYMSKLTLVLSCAMKFESYPHDTQICSMMIESLSHTTQDLVFIWNMTDPLVVNPEIELPQLDISNNYTTDCTIEYSTGNFTCIQIVFNLRRRLGYHLFHTYIPSALIVVMSWIAFWIKPEAIPARVTLGVTSLLTLATQNTQSQQSLPPVSYVKAIDVWMSSCSVFVFLSLMEFAVVNNYMGPVATKAMKGYSDEDLREAIDEFKTPMRPDSERSRSPVRPPTVQYDTCCQGRATAIYIDKVSRFFFPFSFFILNVVYWSTFL encoded by the exons ATGTCGAGACACTCTCTGATGATCCTATGCTGCTACCTTTACACGCTGTTTGACATGGCAGCTTTACATTTTCC CGAGAAAGTATGCGAACCGGTTCTTTCCACGGAGGTCGAAGGGTGGCATATTAAAGTCGATAGCCTATCGTCTAGTACAATTCGACTTTCGGCGAGAAAGCGCGGGTACCGGTTTTTTCCGAAGATAGAAAG AGAAGCCGACCAAGAGGATTACGGTAGAAAAGAGGCATCTCTGTCCTTAAGGGACATCCTACCGATAAATCCGAAGCAATATGACAAGCACAGAGCACCAAAATTCTTGGGACAGCCTACCATCGTTTATTTTCACGTCACGGTTCTCAGCCTCGATTCTATTAACGAAGAATCTATG ACCTACGTCGCTGACATTTTCTTGGCTCAAAGCTGGCGCGATTCTAGATTAAGATTACCAGAAAATATGTCGGAAGAGTACAGAATATTGGACGTTGATTGGTTGAACAACATTTGGCGACCGGATTGTTTTTTCAAGAACGCGAAGAAGGTCACTTTTCACGAAATGTCTATACCAAATCACTATCTCTGGCTTTATCACGATAAAACGTTACTTTATATGTCCAA GTTGACTTTGGTACTTTCTTGTGCGATGAAATTCGAATCGTATCCGCACGATACTCAAATCTGTTCGATGATGATAGAAAGCT TATCACATACGACGCAAGATTTGGTTTTCATATGGAATATGACGGATCCATTAGTAGTAAATCCCGAAATTGAACTGCCACAGCTCGACATATCGAATAACTATACGACAGATTGTACGATCGAGTATTCGACCGGAAACTTTACGTGTATTCAGATCGTCTTTAATCTAAGAAGAAGATTAGGATACCACCtgtttcatacatatataccttcGGCTCTTATCGTCGTCATGTCCTGGATTGCCTTCTGGATCAAACCTGAAGCAATTCCAGCTCGCGTTACGCTCGGTGTAACGTCACTCCTCACACTAG CAACTCAGAATACACAGTCTCAACAATCGCTACCACCTGTCTCGTATGTGAAAGCCATTGACGTGTGGATGTCATCGTGCAGCGTCTTTGTCTTCCTGTCTCTCATGGAATTCGCTGTGGTCAATAACTACATGGGTCCTGTTGCAACGAAAGCTATGAAGGGTTACTCCGATGAGGATCTTAGGGAAGCTATCGATGAATTTAAG actCCGATGAGGCCCGATTCCGAGAGAAGCAGAAGTCCCGTCAGGCCACCTACCGTTCAATACGACACTTGCTGTCAGGGTAGGGCAACAGCGATTTACATCGACAAGGTCTCCagattcttctttcccttctcgtTTTTCATCTTGAATGTCGTTTATTGGAGTACCTTcctataa
- the LOC122629813 gene encoding glycine receptor subunit alpha-4-like isoform X1, producing the protein MSRHSLMILCCYLYTLFDMAALHFPFSEKVCEPVLSTEVEGWHIKVDSLSSSTIRLSARKRGYRFFPKIEREADQEDYGRKEASLSLRDILPINPKQYDKHRAPKFLGQPTIVYFHVTVLSLDSINEESMTYVADIFLAQSWRDSRLRLPENMSEEYRILDVDWLNNIWRPDCFFKNAKKVTFHEMSIPNHYLWLYHDKTLLYMSKLTLVLSCAMKFESYPHDTQICSMMIESLSHTTQDLVFIWNMTDPLVVNPEIELPQLDISNNYTTDCTIEYSTGNFTCIQIVFNLRRRLGYHLFHTYIPSALIVVMSWIAFWIKPEAIPARVTLGVTSLLTLATQNTQSQQSLPPVSYVKAIDVWMSSCSVFVFLSLMEFAVVNNYMGPVATKAMKGYSDEDLREAIDEFKTPMRPDSERSRSPVRPPTVQYDTCCQGRATAIYIDKVSRFFFPFSFFILNVVYWSTFL; encoded by the exons ATGTCGAGACACTCTCTGATGATCCTATGCTGCTACCTTTACACGCTGTTTGACATGGCAGCTTTACATTTTCC TTTCAGCGAGAAAGTATGCGAACCGGTTCTTTCCACGGAGGTCGAAGGGTGGCATATTAAAGTCGATAGCCTATCGTCTAGTACAATTCGACTTTCGGCGAGAAAGCGCGGGTACCGGTTTTTTCCGAAGATAGAAAG AGAAGCCGACCAAGAGGATTACGGTAGAAAAGAGGCATCTCTGTCCTTAAGGGACATCCTACCGATAAATCCGAAGCAATATGACAAGCACAGAGCACCAAAATTCTTGGGACAGCCTACCATCGTTTATTTTCACGTCACGGTTCTCAGCCTCGATTCTATTAACGAAGAATCTATG ACCTACGTCGCTGACATTTTCTTGGCTCAAAGCTGGCGCGATTCTAGATTAAGATTACCAGAAAATATGTCGGAAGAGTACAGAATATTGGACGTTGATTGGTTGAACAACATTTGGCGACCGGATTGTTTTTTCAAGAACGCGAAGAAGGTCACTTTTCACGAAATGTCTATACCAAATCACTATCTCTGGCTTTATCACGATAAAACGTTACTTTATATGTCCAA GTTGACTTTGGTACTTTCTTGTGCGATGAAATTCGAATCGTATCCGCACGATACTCAAATCTGTTCGATGATGATAGAAAGCT TATCACATACGACGCAAGATTTGGTTTTCATATGGAATATGACGGATCCATTAGTAGTAAATCCCGAAATTGAACTGCCACAGCTCGACATATCGAATAACTATACGACAGATTGTACGATCGAGTATTCGACCGGAAACTTTACGTGTATTCAGATCGTCTTTAATCTAAGAAGAAGATTAGGATACCACCtgtttcatacatatataccttcGGCTCTTATCGTCGTCATGTCCTGGATTGCCTTCTGGATCAAACCTGAAGCAATTCCAGCTCGCGTTACGCTCGGTGTAACGTCACTCCTCACACTAG CAACTCAGAATACACAGTCTCAACAATCGCTACCACCTGTCTCGTATGTGAAAGCCATTGACGTGTGGATGTCATCGTGCAGCGTCTTTGTCTTCCTGTCTCTCATGGAATTCGCTGTGGTCAATAACTACATGGGTCCTGTTGCAACGAAAGCTATGAAGGGTTACTCCGATGAGGATCTTAGGGAAGCTATCGATGAATTTAAG actCCGATGAGGCCCGATTCCGAGAGAAGCAGAAGTCCCGTCAGGCCACCTACCGTTCAATACGACACTTGCTGTCAGGGTAGGGCAACAGCGATTTACATCGACAAGGTCTCCagattcttctttcccttctcgtTTTTCATCTTGAATGTCGTTTATTGGAGTACCTTcctataa